In Nonomuraea sp. NBC_00507, the following are encoded in one genomic region:
- a CDS encoding ABC transporter ATP-binding protein: protein MPPDTHTPRRPLLSSNSLWRMKSYLRPYVTRLVFIWLAAIVGIGAGIALPLISERVIDGPIAHGDSDGLLPLGLLAIGVGVVEALLILLRRWAQVKPVLGLETAIRDDLYEHLQRLPMGFHGEWQSGQLLSRATTDLSTIRRFLGFGMLFLVMNILQLITVTVLLLNKYWPLGLLVLASSVPIVWTSLRFEKRYIRISRQVQDEQGDLATLVEESALGIRTIKAFGRRHHVYDRYDDAALKVYGTSMDKARLSAKFFAFLEVIPNITLAMVLLLGALAVGSGALTLGALVAFTTLMLQLVWPIASLGYILAMGQEAMTSADRLMEVMDTVPAIEGGTDTIARPRGHLRFEGVGFRFPGADRPVLHDVWLDVRPGETVAIVGATGAGKTTLTALVPRLIDPTDGRVTIDGHDVRDLELTTLRSVVATAFEEPTLFSMSVRENLTLGRLDATEEELADAIQTAQAMFVYDLPWGLDTRIGEQGLSLSGGQRQRLALARAVLSKPRILVLDDTLSALDVETEALVEEALRHVLRDATGIVVAHRASTVLLADKVALLRDGTITHVGQHHELLADVPEYRQLLAQDADLDDASEGALR, encoded by the coding sequence ATGCCTCCCGATACGCACACACCTCGCCGTCCCCTGCTGTCCTCCAACTCCCTGTGGCGGATGAAGTCCTACCTCCGCCCCTACGTCACCAGATTGGTCTTCATCTGGCTGGCCGCGATCGTCGGCATCGGAGCCGGCATCGCCCTCCCCCTCATCAGCGAGAGGGTCATCGACGGTCCCATCGCCCACGGCGACTCCGACGGGCTGCTCCCGCTCGGGTTGCTCGCGATCGGCGTCGGCGTCGTCGAGGCCCTGCTGATCTTGCTCAGACGGTGGGCTCAGGTCAAACCGGTGCTCGGCCTGGAGACCGCCATCCGTGACGACCTCTACGAGCACCTGCAGCGCCTGCCCATGGGCTTCCACGGGGAGTGGCAGTCCGGCCAGCTTTTATCCCGGGCGACGACCGACCTGTCGACGATCCGCCGCTTCCTCGGCTTCGGGATGTTGTTCCTGGTCATGAACATCCTGCAGCTGATCACGGTGACCGTGCTGCTGCTGAACAAGTACTGGCCGCTCGGGCTGCTGGTGCTGGCCTCATCCGTGCCGATCGTCTGGACGTCGCTGCGTTTCGAGAAGCGCTACATCAGGATCTCCCGCCAGGTGCAGGACGAGCAGGGCGACCTCGCCACGCTCGTCGAGGAGTCCGCGCTCGGCATCCGCACCATCAAGGCGTTCGGCCGCCGCCACCACGTCTACGACCGCTATGACGACGCCGCGCTCAAGGTCTACGGCACGTCGATGGACAAGGCGCGCCTGTCGGCGAAGTTCTTCGCCTTCCTCGAGGTGATCCCCAACATCACGCTGGCCATGGTGCTGCTGCTCGGCGCGCTGGCCGTCGGTTCCGGCGCGCTGACGCTGGGCGCGCTGGTCGCGTTCACCACGCTGATGCTGCAGCTGGTGTGGCCGATCGCCAGCCTCGGCTACATCCTGGCCATGGGCCAGGAGGCCATGACCTCGGCCGACCGGCTCATGGAGGTCATGGACACCGTCCCGGCCATCGAAGGCGGGACGGACACGATCGCCAGGCCGCGCGGCCACCTGCGCTTCGAAGGCGTCGGGTTCCGCTTCCCCGGCGCGGACCGGCCAGTGCTGCACGACGTCTGGCTGGACGTGCGCCCCGGCGAGACGGTGGCGATCGTGGGCGCGACCGGCGCGGGCAAGACGACGCTGACCGCGCTGGTGCCCCGGCTGATCGACCCCACCGACGGCCGGGTCACGATCGACGGGCACGACGTGCGCGACCTGGAGCTCACCACGCTGCGATCGGTGGTGGCCACCGCGTTCGAAGAGCCGACGCTGTTCTCGATGAGCGTGCGCGAGAATCTCACGCTCGGCCGGCTGGACGCCACCGAGGAGGAGCTGGCCGACGCCATCCAGACGGCGCAGGCCATGTTCGTGTACGACCTGCCATGGGGCCTCGACACCCGCATCGGCGAGCAGGGCCTGTCCCTGTCCGGCGGCCAGCGGCAGCGCCTGGCCCTGGCCAGGGCGGTGCTCAGCAAGCCGCGGATTCTCGTGCTCGACGACACGTTGTCCGCGCTCGACGTGGAGACCGAGGCGCTGGTGGAAGAGGCGCTGCGGCATGTGTTGCGCGACGCCACCGGCATCGTGGTCGCCCACCGGGCCTCCACCGTGCTGCTGGCCGACAAGGTGGCGCTGCTGCGCGACGGCACGATCACGCACGTCGGGCAGCACCACGAGCTGCTGGCCGACGTGCCCGAATACCGGCAGTTGCTGGCCCAGGACGCCGACCTGGACGACGCGTCGGAAGGAGCGCTGCGATGA
- a CDS encoding branched-chain amino acid ABC transporter permease → MKGLLETVIRGLGNGSVYALLALGFVIIYKATRVISFAQPALMLAGAVAVSYLAEVTGFYAAVLLSALLIAGVALGIERVAIRPMVGRPVFVVAIITLGIDVVVRVVVNAFIGRDVRQMGDPWGFTQVSLGPLVVQSRWLAMLVVTAVLVGLLFAFFRFTRYGLAMRAAAFDQETALAQGVSVGMVFALSWGLAGFLAAIAGMFVGTGQGIEQLTWVIALKALPAIIVGGLDSLGGAVVGGLVVGVVESLFQSYQGDFAPWLGQNFAVVSPYVVMLIVLLVRPYGLFGTREVERV, encoded by the coding sequence GTGAAGGGGCTGCTGGAGACGGTCATCAGGGGCCTGGGCAACGGGTCGGTGTACGCGTTGCTCGCGCTGGGGTTCGTGATCATCTACAAGGCGACGCGGGTGATCAGCTTCGCGCAGCCCGCGCTGATGCTGGCCGGGGCCGTCGCGGTGAGCTATCTGGCCGAGGTGACCGGGTTCTACGCGGCTGTGCTGCTGTCGGCGCTGCTCATCGCCGGCGTGGCGCTGGGCATCGAGCGGGTGGCGATCCGGCCCATGGTGGGGCGGCCCGTCTTCGTCGTGGCGATCATCACGCTCGGCATCGACGTGGTCGTGCGGGTGGTGGTCAACGCCTTCATCGGCAGGGACGTGCGGCAGATGGGCGATCCGTGGGGGTTCACCCAGGTCTCGCTCGGGCCGCTGGTCGTGCAGTCACGCTGGCTGGCCATGCTGGTGGTCACCGCGGTGCTGGTCGGGCTGCTGTTCGCGTTCTTCCGCTTCACCAGGTACGGCCTGGCCATGCGGGCGGCGGCCTTCGACCAGGAGACCGCGCTGGCGCAGGGCGTGTCGGTCGGCATGGTGTTCGCGCTGTCGTGGGGCCTCGCCGGGTTCCTGGCGGCGATCGCCGGAATGTTCGTCGGCACCGGGCAGGGCATCGAGCAGCTGACGTGGGTGATCGCGTTGAAGGCGCTGCCGGCGATCATCGTGGGCGGGCTCGACTCCCTCGGCGGCGCGGTCGTGGGCGGGCTGGTGGTCGGCGTCGTGGAGTCGCTGTTCCAGTCGTACCAAGGGGATTTCGCGCCCTGGCTGGGACAGAACTTCGCGGTCGTCTCGCCGTACGTGGTGATGCTGATCGTGCTGCTGGTCAGGCCGTACGGCCTGTTCGGGACCCGGGAGGTCGAGCGGGTATGA
- the bla gene encoding class A beta-lactamase, whose translation MRNLRTHRLAAATALAVSLVAGLGAGPASAASLATAPAVSSEAQVSVRKELSALEKAFNGRIGAYALDTATGKTVTYRAGERFPLLSTFKAMACAAVLHKARTSEPGLMSKVIHWTADEVLDYSPVTAKHVKDGLTVTQLCEATITVSDNTAGNLILKQIGGPAGLTAYFRSLKDPISRLDRYEPGLNDWTPKDKRDTTTPAAIGRDLRVLTSGSALHAKDREQLNAWLIATKTGDARIRAGLPKTWTIGDKTGTNSTGFGGGNDIAVIWPEKGAAPIIMAIYTNRSPGLATDDKTIAKTATVLARGLGKL comes from the coding sequence ATGCGAAACCTCCGCACCCATCGGCTGGCGGCGGCCACCGCCCTGGCGGTCTCCCTCGTGGCAGGCCTCGGCGCAGGTCCGGCCTCGGCCGCGAGCCTGGCGACCGCGCCGGCGGTGTCCAGCGAGGCCCAGGTCAGCGTCAGGAAGGAGCTGAGCGCGCTGGAGAAGGCCTTCAACGGCCGCATCGGCGCGTACGCCCTCGACACCGCCACGGGCAAGACCGTGACGTACCGGGCGGGTGAACGCTTCCCGCTGTTGTCGACGTTCAAGGCCATGGCCTGCGCGGCCGTGCTGCACAAGGCGCGCACCTCCGAGCCTGGGCTGATGAGCAAGGTCATCCACTGGACGGCCGACGAGGTGCTGGACTACTCACCGGTCACCGCGAAGCACGTCAAGGACGGGCTGACCGTGACCCAGCTGTGTGAGGCGACCATCACGGTGAGCGACAACACCGCGGGCAACTTGATCCTCAAGCAGATCGGCGGCCCCGCCGGTCTGACCGCGTACTTCCGTTCGCTCAAGGACCCGATCTCCCGCCTGGACCGCTACGAGCCCGGGTTGAACGACTGGACGCCGAAGGACAAGCGCGACACCACCACCCCCGCGGCGATCGGCCGTGATCTGCGCGTGCTGACCAGCGGCAGCGCGCTGCACGCCAAGGATCGGGAGCAGCTCAACGCCTGGCTGATCGCCACCAAGACCGGCGACGCGCGTATCCGGGCGGGCCTGCCCAAGACCTGGACGATCGGCGACAAGACCGGCACCAACTCCACGGGATTCGGCGGTGGGAACGACATCGCCGTCATCTGGCCCGAGAAGGGCGCCGCTCCCATCATCATGGCGATCTACACCAACCGCTCCCCCGGTCTCGCCACCGACGACAAGACGATCGCGAAGACCGCGACGGTCCTGGCCCGCGGGCTCGGCAAGCTCTGA
- a CDS encoding penicillin-binding transpeptidase domain-containing protein, with product MDPAMQAAADRIVRTYVRASDAPVAAEALVHPGTGAIKAMAASRPYGPRKARNEISYNVVADAAHGGGAGFQAGSTFKTFTLISALEQGMKLDDGLTAGAGYRAPGYATFKNCKGENIGDPTHTVTNDEGSPRWKTLRTGTWGSVNTFFMELAAGRALRDRHDGQGAGHPSRGRATAPGV from the coding sequence GTGGACCCGGCCATGCAGGCGGCCGCCGACCGGATCGTCCGGACGTACGTGCGCGCCTCCGATGCCCCGGTCGCCGCCGAGGCCCTGGTCCATCCGGGCACCGGGGCGATCAAGGCGATGGCCGCCAGTAGGCCGTACGGTCCTCGCAAGGCGCGGAACGAGATCTCGTACAACGTCGTCGCGGACGCCGCCCACGGCGGCGGGGCCGGCTTCCAGGCCGGCTCCACGTTCAAGACTTTCACCCTGATCAGTGCGCTGGAGCAGGGCATGAAGCTTGACGACGGCCTCACCGCGGGCGCCGGCTACCGGGCGCCCGGCTACGCGACGTTCAAGAACTGCAAGGGCGAGAACATCGGCGACCCCACCCACACGGTCACCAACGACGAGGGTTCGCCGCGGTGGAAGACGCTGCGGACCGGCACCTGGGGTTCGGTGAACACGTTCTTCATGGAGTTGGCAGCGGGTCGGGCTCTGCGAGACCGTCACGACGGCCAAGGCGCTGGGCATCCATCGCGCGGACGGGCAACGGCTCCAGGAGTATGA
- a CDS encoding YidH family protein, whose product MANERTFLTWLSTALALSAGGVAMAAVPADVFVPWIRTALAVVLVTLSALAAGMAYPRWRNIQRALRNQTPLPPPALAAVFGYGVAAVAVIALILIILSA is encoded by the coding sequence TTGGCCAATGAACGAACCTTCCTCACCTGGCTGAGCACGGCGCTGGCGCTCAGTGCGGGTGGGGTGGCCATGGCGGCGGTGCCTGCCGACGTGTTCGTGCCATGGATCCGTACCGCACTCGCCGTCGTGCTCGTCACGCTCTCCGCGCTGGCCGCGGGCATGGCCTACCCGCGCTGGCGCAACATCCAGCGAGCGCTGCGCAACCAGACGCCGCTGCCGCCGCCCGCGCTCGCCGCCGTCTTCGGCTACGGCGTGGCCGCCGTGGCCGTGATCGCCCTGATTCTCATCATCCTCTCAGCATGA
- a CDS encoding biosynthetic peptidoglycan transglycosylase → MSGRGRKIVRLAAAGAAAGVLMAGIAVPAVGGAGFGLVAAAGEVDLEPADLVEPPQAEVTIVRDAKGNVIARFYEEYREIVGLDDIAEVMKTAIVAIEDYRFYEHGAIDIEGTLRALATNLQAGRVSQGGSSITQQYVKQVLLNSAGTERERNAALEATYARRRQGRRPDPAAGGDAGGRRTGPQRHRPQPRQEAPGTAPEPPQRRAEPDGGAGQDHPSTRSSAIPTSARRPRPAWRPSTAAD, encoded by the coding sequence ATGTCCGGTCGGGGGAGGAAGATCGTACGTCTCGCCGCCGCGGGCGCGGCGGCGGGCGTGCTCATGGCCGGGATCGCGGTGCCGGCCGTCGGGGGCGCGGGCTTCGGGCTGGTGGCGGCGGCCGGGGAGGTCGATCTCGAGCCGGCCGACCTGGTGGAGCCGCCGCAAGCCGAGGTCACGATCGTGCGGGACGCCAAGGGGAACGTGATCGCGCGGTTCTACGAGGAGTACCGCGAGATCGTCGGTCTCGACGACATCGCCGAGGTCATGAAGACCGCGATCGTCGCGATCGAGGACTACCGCTTCTACGAGCACGGCGCCATCGACATCGAGGGCACGCTCCGCGCGCTGGCCACGAACCTGCAGGCGGGCCGGGTGAGCCAGGGCGGTTCGAGCATCACGCAGCAGTACGTCAAGCAGGTGCTGCTCAACTCCGCCGGCACCGAGCGGGAGCGAAACGCGGCGCTGGAGGCCACCTACGCGCGCCGGCGTCAAGGCCGCCGACCTGACCCTGCCGCAGGCGGCGACGCTGGCGGGCGGCGTACAGGACCCCAACGCCACCGACCCCAACCTCGGCAGGAAGCACCGGGAACGGCTCCTGAACCGCCGCAACGTCGTGCTGAACCGGATGGCGGAGCTGGGCAAGATCACCCCAGCACGAGATCCTCAGCAATCCCGACTTCGGCAAGACGGCCGAGGCCCGCCTGGCGACCCTCAACCGCGGCGGACTGA
- a CDS encoding ABC transporter ATP-binding protein, whose translation MTTTTTPTSASWRGVASEEQDELSEKVSILLRARSRRLLGDLLKPYRKQIALLVAIIVVSNAAGLAIPFLVSVGIDEGIPPITRGSGAAILLTVVGVILAAAVTQALTRQAFLRLSGKIGQSTLLELRRRVFDHFQRLSLSFHERYTSGRVISRLTSDIEAIAELLQSGFDALVKAVLTMVGTAVLLLILDVHLGLVALIPLPLLVFFTRWFRRQSALVYRRTRETVALVIVHFVESMTGIRAVQAFRREPRNQEIFQQLNDDYRGANASSMRLGATFMTGIKLIGNLTIGGVLLYGGWLALQGEVKVGVLAAFLLYLRQFYEPMQEVSQFYNTLQSAGAALEKLSGVLEEEPSVPEPRKPQPLPQGRARGKVRFEGVRFAYVEEMPILPGLDLTVPAGQSVALVGATGAGKTTLAKLISRFYDPTEGRVLLDGVDLRTLDEPTLRQAVVMVTQENFLFSGTVADNIRFGRPEATDRQVREAAKAIGAHEFISGLPDGYDTEVGKRGGRMSAGQRQLVAFARAFLADPAVLILDEATSSLDVPSERLVQRALRTILADRTALIIAHRLSTVEIADRVLVMERGEIVEDGPPARLIAASGRFAGLHQAWLDSLSS comes from the coding sequence ATGACGACGACGACCACGCCGACCTCGGCGTCCTGGCGCGGCGTCGCCTCCGAGGAGCAGGACGAGCTCTCGGAGAAGGTCTCCATCCTGCTGCGGGCGCGCTCCCGCCGGCTCCTCGGCGACCTGCTCAAGCCGTACCGGAAGCAGATCGCGCTGCTCGTGGCGATCATCGTGGTGTCCAACGCGGCCGGGCTCGCCATCCCCTTCCTGGTCTCGGTCGGCATCGACGAGGGCATTCCGCCGATCACCCGCGGGTCGGGCGCGGCGATCCTGCTGACCGTGGTCGGGGTGATCCTGGCCGCGGCCGTGACGCAGGCCCTGACCCGGCAGGCGTTCCTGCGGCTGTCGGGCAAGATCGGCCAGAGCACCCTGCTGGAGCTGCGCAGGAGGGTGTTCGACCACTTCCAGCGGCTGTCGTTGAGCTTCCACGAGCGATACACGTCCGGGCGGGTCATCTCGCGGCTGACCTCGGACATCGAGGCCATCGCCGAGTTGCTGCAGTCCGGGTTCGACGCGCTGGTCAAGGCTGTGCTGACCATGGTGGGCACGGCCGTGCTGCTGCTGATCCTGGACGTGCACCTGGGCCTGGTCGCGCTGATCCCGCTGCCGCTGCTGGTGTTTTTCACGCGGTGGTTCCGGCGGCAGTCGGCGCTCGTCTACCGGCGTACGCGGGAGACGGTGGCGCTGGTGATCGTGCACTTCGTGGAGTCGATGACCGGCATCCGCGCCGTGCAGGCCTTTCGCCGCGAGCCCCGCAACCAGGAGATCTTCCAGCAGCTGAACGACGACTACCGGGGCGCCAACGCCAGCAGCATGCGGCTCGGCGCGACGTTCATGACCGGCATCAAGCTGATCGGCAACCTGACGATCGGCGGGGTGCTGCTCTACGGCGGCTGGCTGGCGCTCCAGGGTGAGGTCAAGGTCGGCGTGCTGGCCGCATTCCTGCTGTATCTGCGCCAGTTCTACGAGCCGATGCAGGAGGTCAGCCAGTTCTACAACACGCTGCAGTCGGCGGGCGCGGCGCTGGAGAAGTTGTCCGGCGTGCTGGAGGAGGAGCCGTCGGTGCCCGAGCCGCGCAAGCCGCAGCCGCTGCCGCAGGGCAGGGCGCGCGGCAAGGTGCGCTTCGAGGGCGTCAGGTTCGCCTACGTCGAGGAGATGCCGATCCTGCCGGGGCTCGACCTGACGGTCCCGGCCGGGCAGAGCGTGGCGCTGGTCGGGGCGACGGGCGCGGGCAAGACGACGCTGGCCAAGCTGATCTCCCGCTTCTACGACCCGACCGAGGGCCGGGTGCTGCTGGACGGCGTTGATCTGCGGACACTGGACGAGCCGACGCTGCGCCAGGCCGTGGTCATGGTGACGCAGGAGAACTTCCTGTTCAGCGGCACGGTCGCGGACAACATCAGGTTCGGCCGACCGGAGGCGACCGATCGTCAGGTGCGCGAGGCGGCCAAGGCGATCGGCGCCCACGAGTTCATTTCCGGCCTGCCCGACGGATACGACACCGAGGTCGGCAAGCGCGGCGGCCGCATGTCCGCCGGCCAGCGGCAGCTCGTCGCATTCGCCCGGGCGTTCCTGGCCGATCCGGCCGTGCTGATCCTGGACGAGGCGACCTCCAGCCTCGACGTGCCGAGCGAGCGCCTGGTGCAGCGCGCGCTGCGGACGATCCTGGCCGACCGCACGGCGCTGATCATCGCGCACCGGCTGTCCACCGTGGAGATCGCCGACCGGGTGCTGGTCATGGAGCGAGGCGAGATCGTCGAGGACGGGCCACCGGCCCGGCTCATCGCCGCCTCGGGCCGCTTCGCCGGTCTGCACCAGGCCTGGCTGGACAGTCTCAGCAGCTAG
- a CDS encoding ABC transporter substrate-binding protein, whose protein sequence is MKSRCVVAFTAVVALLSACGVIRGDDEGSKAGAQAPGVTAEPCPNAVDRNKGCIYLGTISDLTSGPFAALAVPITDAQKAFWARVNKAGGVGGKYEVDVTRYVRDNKYNPEVHRQVYNEIKDQVLGLAQTLGSPTTAAIIGDLKANSIVAAPASWTSAWEFEDVIIETGSNYCVEAMNSVDYAMETYKPKSVMAVHLAGDYGADAAAGAKIAAERNGLTFTSVETPSGANEQGRAITEITKNKPDLVILTTGPADAATIIGQAAAAGFKGRFIGTGPTWNPALLKSPAAPALKALYEQSAPGKPWNADTPGHQAMREAFPNVSANDGYTSGWAWAYPLKAALDKMVAGGDVSRKGLLAAVKTLKTVDYEGMLPPEAGNFADDANTATFRQTLINKVDDQAPTGVSIVKDFFTGPTAQSYTFDGPCFTKL, encoded by the coding sequence ATGAAGAGTCGCTGTGTGGTGGCGTTCACCGCGGTGGTGGCACTTCTGTCCGCATGCGGCGTCATCCGGGGGGACGACGAGGGCAGCAAGGCCGGCGCCCAGGCGCCAGGTGTCACCGCGGAGCCCTGCCCGAATGCGGTCGACCGCAACAAGGGCTGCATCTACCTCGGCACGATCTCCGACCTCACCTCCGGCCCGTTCGCCGCGCTCGCGGTGCCCATCACCGACGCGCAGAAGGCCTTCTGGGCCCGCGTCAACAAGGCCGGCGGCGTCGGCGGCAAGTACGAGGTGGACGTGACCCGCTACGTCCGGGACAACAAGTACAACCCCGAAGTGCACCGGCAGGTCTACAACGAGATCAAGGACCAGGTGCTCGGCCTGGCCCAGACGCTCGGCTCGCCCACGACCGCCGCCATCATCGGCGACCTCAAGGCCAACAGCATCGTCGCCGCCCCCGCCTCGTGGACCTCGGCATGGGAGTTCGAGGACGTGATCATCGAGACCGGGTCCAACTACTGTGTCGAGGCCATGAACTCCGTGGACTACGCGATGGAGACGTACAAGCCGAAGTCGGTCATGGCCGTGCACCTGGCCGGCGACTACGGCGCGGACGCCGCCGCCGGCGCCAAGATCGCCGCCGAGCGCAACGGCCTGACGTTCACCAGCGTCGAGACCCCGAGCGGCGCGAACGAGCAGGGCCGCGCCATCACCGAGATCACCAAGAACAAGCCGGACCTGGTGATCCTCACCACCGGCCCGGCAGACGCCGCGACCATCATCGGCCAGGCCGCCGCGGCCGGCTTCAAGGGCCGATTCATCGGGACCGGCCCCACCTGGAACCCCGCGTTGCTGAAGTCGCCCGCCGCACCGGCCCTGAAGGCGTTGTACGAGCAGTCGGCGCCCGGCAAGCCCTGGAACGCCGACACGCCCGGCCACCAGGCCATGCGCGAGGCGTTCCCGAACGTGTCCGCCAATGACGGCTACACCTCGGGGTGGGCGTGGGCGTACCCGCTGAAGGCGGCGCTGGACAAGATGGTGGCCGGCGGCGACGTGAGCAGGAAAGGCCTGCTGGCGGCCGTGAAGACGCTGAAGACGGTGGATTACGAGGGCATGCTGCCCCCGGAGGCCGGAAACTTCGCCGACGACGCCAACACGGCGACCTTCCGCCAGACCTTGATCAACAAGGTGGACGACCAGGCGCCGACCGGCGTCTCGATCGTCAAGGACTTCTTCACGGGCCCAACGGCTCAGTCCTACACCTTCGACGGCCCCTGCTTCACCAAGCTCTAG
- a CDS encoding branched-chain amino acid ABC transporter permease — protein MTDTRSAAAQTAPDIPTGRSRRVRGRPLLYTSYAQDMALLDTRAKRVWTGVLVLLAFALAVLLQDRSLEVLAGAYVLAIGAIGLNIVTGYAGQVSLGHAFFVAIGAYTAAALSGPVDGERLGYGIAEIWIWLPAAGLVAAAAGVLVAPLATRLRGLYLAVVTLGLVFLGEHVFKEWQELTGGPGVGREAAIPQLFGARLDQDGPLGTKEQTLYVLMLVLLIVFAVAARNLARSRIGRAFAAIRDRDIAAAVIGVPLTRNKVLAFGISSFYAGCAGGLLYTISGYVEPGSFSLLMSVQFIAMVLIGGVATVSGAIAGALFISLLQPLTRALPSLVPFVSGDTTQTPNVFQVETVLYGLLIVLFLIFEPRGLFGLWIRIRNYWKSWPFSY, from the coding sequence ATGACCGACACGCGCTCCGCGGCGGCGCAGACCGCCCCAGACATACCGACCGGCCGGTCTCGCCGGGTACGCGGCCGGCCGCTGCTCTACACCTCCTACGCCCAGGACATGGCGCTGCTCGACACCCGGGCCAAACGGGTGTGGACCGGGGTGCTGGTGCTGCTCGCGTTCGCGCTGGCGGTGCTGCTGCAGGACCGGTCGCTGGAGGTGCTGGCGGGGGCCTATGTGCTGGCCATCGGCGCGATCGGGCTCAACATCGTCACCGGGTACGCCGGCCAGGTCTCCCTCGGCCACGCCTTCTTCGTCGCCATCGGCGCCTACACGGCGGCCGCCCTGTCCGGACCTGTCGACGGCGAGCGGCTCGGCTACGGGATCGCGGAGATCTGGATCTGGCTGCCGGCCGCCGGGCTGGTCGCCGCCGCGGCCGGAGTGCTCGTCGCGCCGCTGGCCACCCGCCTGCGCGGCCTCTACCTGGCCGTCGTCACGCTTGGCCTGGTCTTCCTCGGCGAGCACGTCTTCAAGGAGTGGCAGGAGCTCACCGGCGGCCCCGGGGTGGGGCGCGAGGCGGCGATCCCGCAGCTCTTCGGCGCTCGCCTGGACCAGGACGGCCCGCTCGGCACCAAGGAGCAGACCCTGTACGTCCTCATGCTGGTGCTGCTCATCGTCTTCGCCGTCGCCGCCCGCAACCTGGCCCGCTCGCGCATCGGCCGCGCCTTCGCCGCCATCCGCGACCGGGACATCGCGGCCGCGGTCATCGGGGTGCCGCTGACGCGGAACAAGGTGCTGGCGTTCGGGATCTCCTCCTTCTATGCCGGGTGCGCGGGCGGCCTGCTCTACACGATCTCCGGGTACGTCGAGCCGGGCTCGTTCAGCCTGCTCATGTCGGTGCAGTTCATCGCGATGGTCCTCATCGGCGGCGTGGCCACCGTGTCCGGGGCGATCGCGGGCGCGTTGTTCATCTCGCTGTTGCAGCCCCTCACCAGGGCGCTGCCCTCGCTGGTGCCGTTCGTCAGCGGCGACACCACGCAGACCCCCAACGTGTTCCAGGTCGAGACCGTCCTGTACGGGCTGCTGATCGTGCTGTTCCTCATCTTCGAGCCGCGCGGCCTGTTCGGTCTGTGGATCCGGATCCGCAACTACTGGAAATCCTGGCCTTTTTCATACTGA
- a CDS encoding DUF202 domain-containing protein — translation MTREEEVWDRGLQSERTRLAWVRTAVALATGGLGATGLAARSGLPALAVVVFALAALCGGVLLIRTRTRFRRVQAALHGGRPLDPGLDVVFAWLGTLSVVAGALTFVFTIR, via the coding sequence ATGACTCGCGAAGAGGAGGTCTGGGATCGCGGGCTACAGAGCGAGCGCACCAGGCTCGCGTGGGTGCGCACGGCCGTGGCTCTGGCCACCGGCGGGCTCGGCGCGACCGGGCTGGCGGCCAGGAGCGGCCTGCCGGCCCTCGCGGTCGTGGTCTTCGCGCTGGCCGCGCTGTGCGGCGGCGTGCTGCTCATCAGGACCAGGACCCGGTTCCGGCGGGTGCAGGCGGCACTGCACGGCGGCAGGCCGCTGGACCCCGGACTGGACGTGGTCTTCGCCTGGCTGGGCACGCTCAGCGTGGTCGCGGGTGCCCTGACCTTTGTGTTCACCATTCGGTGA
- a CDS encoding penicillin-binding transpeptidase domain-containing protein, giving the protein MDPVTVSAAYAAIGARGKFCAPMAITRITNRDGNTTRYRPKCRQALDPAVADATADVLSGVFTKGTMRGIGGIGRDAAGKTGTTDDYATAWFAGFTPDLAGAVSIGDPRGSQRHKLVGVTIGGRYYGVVAGSSLPGPIWKDTMVAALKSVEPSSFPPIDSARFGAVRRLRAALPA; this is encoded by the coding sequence ATGGACCCGGTGACGGTGTCCGCGGCGTACGCGGCGATCGGGGCGCGCGGGAAGTTCTGCGCGCCGATGGCGATCACCCGCATCACCAACCGCGACGGGAACACCACCCGTTACCGGCCGAAATGCCGCCAGGCTCTCGACCCGGCCGTCGCGGACGCCACCGCCGACGTGCTGTCAGGTGTGTTCACCAAGGGCACGATGCGCGGCATCGGCGGGATCGGGCGCGACGCGGCGGGCAAGACCGGCACCACCGACGACTACGCGACCGCCTGGTTCGCCGGGTTCACCCCGGATCTGGCGGGGGCGGTGAGCATCGGAGATCCGCGCGGGTCGCAGCGGCACAAGCTGGTTGGGGTGACGATCGGCGGGCGGTACTACGGGGTGGTGGCGGGGTCCAGCCTTCCCGGGCCGATCTGGAAGGACACGATGGTGGCGGCGCTGAAGAGCGTCGAACCGTCATCGTTCCCGCCTATCGATTCGGCGCGGTTCGGCGCGGTTCGGCGGCTGCGGGCGGCACTGCCGGCCTGA